Within the Hevea brasiliensis isolate MT/VB/25A 57/8 chromosome 2, ASM3005281v1, whole genome shotgun sequence genome, the region TTATACAACTAACGGTCATCACATGGTGAGAATCCATCTAAACTAATTTAGATGGAACTCTAATGAATTTCTGATATGCCTGAAAAAGTGAAACAGGCATGGCTACATATCATTTCAGAGCACAAGGATTTTACACCATGTGCAcatttgaaataaaataaaaaccgtGTCATCAAAACATTTACAATATTTTCCAAGGAAATCCAATTTCCTAACAATCCAAAGAGTTGCCTTGCCTCAGGTATAATTAGCAGCTAATTGCGTTAGTAAATGCCATTCATGCTGACTGTTAAATCCCTAAGCAGCAGATTCACAAGCACCAGCAAGGATAAAACCACAGCAGATCATTGCGAAAACTTCCCCTCTATCAACCAGGATTAAGCTGGAACATCTCAAATAGCTATGTTTCTGACGCTGGGATTCCTCTCTTTTAGGAATTCCAAGAGCAGGGTCCATTCTCATTCACTTGTAACCTCCCCAAGTCATTAAATGCCAAACATTCATTCTTCAAGGTCTTCGAAAAAAGATGCCGGTACCTCTGGAGGTGAAGGCATACTTGCAACACGTTTAAACTGTCCCCAGAAAGTAAGTCAGTTAAAACAAGATGACCATTTTGGTTGTTACAAAATCAAATTGAAAACCTGAATATGCTGAACTGAAACCATACCTTATGCTGTTTGTATTTTTCTCTCACGGCTTGTAATCCACCACCTCTTCTACTCAAATACAAGTCATGTATTATAAGAACACATTCCTTCAAATCAGAAGATTTGTATCCAGAATACTGTTGCAGGGTTAAAGTCTGTACAAACATCAAATTAGTATAACTGTTTTCCGAGCATAAATATTGACACAAATTAATGTATCTGAAATAAGACTCTTACCCAGGGATGCATCTTTGGTTTAATTATGAATCTTGCCAGAAAGATAACAGATGCAGCCACCAAAGAAGGCAAAAATTTCACACAATTATAATCCAACAAGCTTAACTCAGCAAGGTAGTACCCCAGGAACTCGAGCTGCAAATTCAAGCTCTGCACAAGGGACAAAAACAATGTTATTCAACAACAGATATTCACCACCATTGCATTGACATACAATGGAAATTAATATTCAGCATTGCAAATTCAAGCTCTTTAGAAGTGAAACCTCACCTTGTAATCCTCTTGTGCAACCCTGGTAAATCTCCtgcaacccaaaaaaaaaaaacccgaAAATTTAGCCCAATAAAAAGTTGTGCTTTAACAATACAGATCCCTTATATATCCCAAAGCAGGAGCAAATAAAAGATTATATCAGTTCTCTTACCTTAGGAATGTCCTCACTGTAGGACTGCCCAATTCAAACTTCAGGGACTTGAGTATGTCAGCCTCAATCTTCACCACCTTCAGAATCAACGGCAAATCATCATTAAAGTAAAAAGGAACAATCCCCAAGATAACATTGAAAAGCAGGGTACACAAGATAAAAGAAAGGGAGGTAAGTGAAGAAATTACCTCTTCTTTGGTGTATGTATTATCAGTTATATAGCAAAAGTCTTCCACATTTGGAGGGTTGATTTCTTCATATTTTCTATATATTGCAATCACAATAAAGAAATGTAAGCAAACTATACAAACACTCAGTTGAACATATAACTTAAATCCAAAATATAAACAAATCGAAAGAACTCAAGTTCTTACGATGCAATGAGCATTGAGGAAACACCCAGTAGTTGAAGTCTCTGTCTGTTAAGGACATTCAAAGACAGGAATCTATCTATGTACGCAACAGTGAGATATAAAGTATCAGAGACAAGCTTGTACTCCGCTGCAACCTCTACCAACCAATCCACAAGAAGCCCTCTCATATTGGGAGTAACATCCTTTTGAACTTTCTCTATGTAATCAGGTAAGGGTCTTCTCTTTGGATCTACCTGAAAGTTAAATCCATCATCAAAACTAAACCCAACTGACAGAAACACGAACTTTTTTCCAACAAtgcgtattattcaattaaacccCGAAGAACTCTTGATAAAAAGAGATTCTCAGATCAAAGATATATGCCAAT harbors:
- the LOC110638872 gene encoding putative cyclin-A3-1, whose product is MVGSMAEQENCVRLTRAAKKRAAAMTTVEEQPLLKKRVVLGELPNLSNVVVTVNKSAADLPRKQKIKPKPKAKKAIAVEKDEAPKEDFDGISDDPQMCGPYASDIYEYLHKMEVDPKRRPLPDYIEKVQKDVTPNMRGLLVDWLVEVAAEYKLVSDTLYLTVAYIDRFLSLNVLNRQRLQLLGVSSMLIASKYEEINPPNVEDFCYITDNTYTKEEVVKIEADILKSLKFELGSPTVRTFLRRFTRVAQEDYKSLNLQLEFLGYYLAELSLLDYNCVKFLPSLVAASVIFLARFIIKPKMHPWTLTLQQYSGYKSSDLKECVLIIHDLYLSRRGGGLQAVREKYKQHKFKRVASMPSPPEVPASFFEDLEE